In a single window of the Cydia pomonella isolate Wapato2018A chromosome 2, ilCydPomo1, whole genome shotgun sequence genome:
- the LOC133515657 gene encoding uncharacterized protein LOC133515657 has protein sequence MAECVREFECVNSRLMWIRLKVGLMRIFVVGVYAPVDQGARISQCVQNDRQIFWDELREVLKVCKGNERMILLGDFNGWVGIKRDGFEKVLGMHGDKRVNENGRSLLEICQEWNLCVTNTMFDHKRIHLYTREAENVRKSVIDFVIVDERIRKNVIDSRVYRGSGIHTDHFLVMCRLRGLFKGWRQRPRAVTADLKRIKVENLQDEGVNDEYKSRLKTEFEGMDEISETEHLWNSFKNKVVSVASEVCGVSKRHKGKKEKNVWWDQEVQEAVCEKKKLWLDWLATRANQRNHTASFDEVSEAKKEYRRMKVLVKELVDRKKGEQKDKMEERLSQDFQANIKFFWKSIRLARGNTQNSELNSIKDKNGRLVNEEECILKRWKEYFESLFDREEANTPISDLNESIEYVSENEDSISMDEIVKALKGMKSGKAAGYDKVSVEMLKAGQGIVATQMYRLFNMCFRTGQVPRDWCKAVIVPLYKGKGSQLDCKNYRGISLLSVVGKLYAKILIERVVKETDEKASPKHSDKGLQERCALGTEWTEGSAAEEPQSGSSAAFRLFRKASSSASGGNRP, from the coding sequence ATGGCTGAGTGTGTGAGAGAATTTGAATGTGTGAATTCTAGACTGATGTGGATTAGACTGAAAGTGGGACTGATGCGCATATTTGTGGTAGGCGTTTACGCTCCAGTAGACCAGGGTGCGAGGATCTCACAGTGCGTTCAGAATGACAGGCAGATATTTTGGGATGAATTAAGAGAGGTTTTGAAAGTATGTAAGGGGAATGAAAGAATGATTTTGTTAGGTGATTTCAATGGCTGGGTAGGAATAAAACGGGACGGATTTGAAAAGGTTCTTGGAATGCACGGTGACAAAAGAGTAAATGAGAATGGGAGAAGCTTATTAGAGATTTGCCAAGAGTGGAACCTTTGTGTAACAAACACGATGTTTGACCACAAAAGGATACATTTATACACTCGTGAGGCGGAGAATGTAAGGAAAAGTGTGATTGACTTTGTGATAGTGGATGAAAGAATTAGGAAGAATGTTATCGACTCCAGGGTGTATCGAGGGTCGGGTATCCATACTGACCACTTCCTGGTGATGTGCCGATTAAGAGGCTTGTTTAAAGGATGGCGACAACGGCCCCGTGCAGTTACTGCAgatttaaaaagaataaaagtGGAGAATTTGCAAGATGAAGGAGTCAATGATGAGTATAAGAGTAGATTAAAAACCGAATTTGAAGGTATGGATGAGATTAGTGAGACTGAACATTTGTggaatagttttaaaaataaagtagtaaGTGTGGCAAGTGAAGTATGTGGAGTAAGTAAGAGGCACAAAGGAAAAAAGGAGAAGAATGTTTGGTGGGATCAAGAAGTGCAAGAAGCAGTGTGTGAGAAGAAAAAGTTGTGGTTGGATTGGTTAGCCACAAGAGCTAACCAAAGAAATCACACAGCTTCATTTGACGAAGTCAGTGAAGCGAAAAAGGAATATAGAAGAATGAAAGTGTTAGTGAAAGAATTAGTCGACAGAAAGAAAGGCGAACAGAAAGATAAAATGGAGGAAAGGCTGTCTCAAGATTTCCAGGCAAATATAAAGTTTTTCTGGAAGTCCATTCGTTTGGCCAGGGGTAACACTCAGAATTCTGAGCTAAACTCAATTAAAGACAAGAATGGAAGATTAGTGAATGAGGAAGAATGTATCTTAAAAAGATGGAAGGAGTATTTTGAAAGTTTGTTTGATAGAGAAGAGGCAAACACGCCAATTTCGGATTTGAATGAAAGCATTGAATATGTGTCGGAGAATGAAGATAGTATTAGCATGGATGAAATTGTGAAAGCGCTGAAAGGAATGAAATCAGGAAAGGCTGCAGGATATGATAAAGTTTCTGTCGAGATGCTGAAAGCTGGACAGGGCATTGTAGCAACTCAGATGTATCGCCTTTTCAATATGTGCTTTAGAACCGGCCAAGTGCCCAGGGACTGGTGCAAGGCTGTCATTGTACCTCTTTACAAAGGAAAGGGATCACAACTGGATTGCAAAAACTACAGAGGCATTAGCTTACTCAGCGTCGTCGGCAAATTGTATGCAAAGATATTGATTGAAAGAGTAGTGAAAGAAACCGATGAGAAA